A part of Desulfomicrobium baculatum DSM 4028 genomic DNA contains:
- a CDS encoding RluA family pseudouridine synthase translates to MSLEPLRYDPPTEPRLAVIHEDRDMVVVNKPSGLLSVPGRTPELFDSVLSRVREIHRGAQAVHRLDLGTSGVLVVATRRKAETILRQQFQDRLTRKLYLARVQGVMSEDSGQVDLPLICDWPNRPMQMVCHDTGKPALTDYQVLESDGESTLVLLRPHTGRSHQLRVHMASLGHPILGDNLYGEQRPGERLLLHASQLGLYHPYSGEWTTFHAPCDFAEHIAPIVLKAPTLASP, encoded by the coding sequence ATGTCTCTTGAACCGCTGCGCTACGATCCTCCGACCGAGCCCAGGCTGGCCGTCATCCACGAAGACCGGGACATGGTCGTGGTCAACAAGCCGAGCGGCCTCCTTTCCGTGCCCGGCCGCACCCCGGAGCTGTTCGACTCGGTCCTGTCACGGGTGCGCGAAATCCACCGGGGCGCCCAGGCCGTGCACCGGCTGGATCTTGGCACCTCCGGAGTGCTGGTCGTGGCCACCCGGCGCAAAGCCGAAACGATTCTGCGTCAGCAATTTCAAGACCGCCTGACCCGCAAGCTCTACCTGGCGCGGGTACAAGGCGTGATGAGCGAGGACTCCGGACAGGTCGACCTTCCGCTCATCTGCGACTGGCCCAACCGCCCCATGCAGATGGTCTGTCATGACACCGGCAAACCGGCCCTGACCGATTATCAGGTGCTTGAAAGCGACGGGGAAAGCACCCTCGTCCTCCTGCGCCCGCATACCGGCCGGTCCCACCAGCTGCGCGTACACATGGCCAGCCTTGGCCATCCCATCCTGGGCGACAACCTCTACGGCGAGCAGAGGCCCGGCGAACGCCTGCTGCTCCACGCCAGCCAACTGGGCCTCTATCACCCCTACAGCGGAGAATGGACCACCTTCCACGCCCCCTGCGACTTCGCGGAGCACATAGCCCCCATCGTGCTGAAAGCGCCCACCCTGGCCAGTCCATAA
- a CDS encoding MauE/DoxX family redox-associated membrane protein gives MIPIYWKSWSYAFVRIGLALSFLAAGIIKILDPMTFAVTIDAFGILPGPLVLPVAVLLPVVEIIGAVALIFDIRGSLGLITLMILMFIAVLGYGLHMGLDIDCGCYGPGDPEGEAYAGIRGALRRDLIMLGCAAILYAWRKLLGVRPDSLATKYESIKTFIFKEETA, from the coding sequence ATGATCCCAATATACTGGAAATCCTGGTCCTACGCCTTCGTGCGGATCGGACTGGCCCTGTCCTTCCTCGCGGCCGGAATCATCAAGATTCTGGACCCCATGACCTTTGCCGTGACCATTGACGCCTTCGGCATCCTGCCGGGGCCGTTGGTCCTGCCCGTGGCCGTTTTGCTGCCTGTCGTCGAAATCATCGGCGCGGTGGCCCTCATCTTCGACATCCGGGGCAGCCTTGGCCTCATCACCCTCATGATTCTCATGTTCATCGCTGTCCTCGGCTACGGGCTGCACATGGGCCTGGACATCGACTGCGGCTGCTACGGACCCGGCGACCCCGAAGGCGAGGCCTACGCCGGAATTCGGGGAGCACTGCGGCGGGATCTGATCATGCTCGGATGCGCGGCAATACTGTATGCGTGGCGGAAGCTGCTGGGCGTGCGCCCGGATTCTCTCGCAACGAAATACGAATCCATAAAAACCTTTATTTTCAAGGAAGAAACTGCATGA
- a CDS encoding rhodanese-like domain-containing protein, with protein sequence MKKIATLALTLCCLLLASPSFALFDSKFEAETTKETEAVKLFRDTTAGGYDLVTAAELKKMIDAGKDMLIIDTMPYEDSYKKEHVPGALQFLFPIPDMKGWDDKETGGKSQADFEAMLGPDKDKTIVVYCGFVKCTRSHNGAVWAKKLGYKNVYRFPGGIFGWKGAGFPVGTLK encoded by the coding sequence ATGAAGAAAATTGCCACCCTCGCCCTGACCCTGTGCTGCCTGCTTCTGGCCAGCCCCTCTTTTGCCCTCTTCGATTCCAAATTCGAGGCCGAAACAACCAAGGAAACCGAAGCCGTGAAGCTTTTCCGCGACACCACCGCCGGCGGCTACGACCTGGTCACGGCGGCCGAACTCAAGAAGATGATCGATGCGGGCAAAGACATGCTCATCATCGACACCATGCCCTACGAGGACAGCTACAAGAAGGAGCATGTGCCCGGCGCCCTGCAGTTTCTCTTCCCCATCCCGGACATGAAGGGATGGGACGACAAGGAAACCGGCGGCAAATCCCAGGCCGACTTCGAAGCCATGCTTGGGCCCGACAAGGACAAGACGATCGTCGTCTACTGTGGTTTCGTCAAATGCACCCGCAGCCATAACGGCGCGGTGTGGGCCAAGAAGCTCGGCTACAAGAACGTATACCGCTTCCCCGGCGGCATCTTCGGGTGGAAAGGCGCCGGATTTCCCGTAGGCACGCTCAAGTAA
- the lolA gene encoding outer membrane lipoprotein chaperone LolA, with product MPRFFMGLLFVLTSVWCAQAADLSDQIQKRYDTLQSFRGFFLQKLTNASSHEVQERLGSITFKRPRFIRWETTSPENELLIIGQDTVWEYFPAEETVYRYSVEQVLSSKTMIRFLSGEANLKDDFIVQDLGADGDFRHLKIIPKEPEPNLVEGELWVRPGQDMLEKIKLVDFFGNINELELTGIEIDVPVEDKEFTLVPPKGTDVIEGLVGE from the coding sequence GTGCCGCGCTTTTTTATGGGGCTTCTCTTCGTCCTGACCAGCGTTTGGTGCGCACAGGCTGCGGATTTGAGCGATCAGATCCAAAAGCGATATGATACATTGCAGTCTTTTAGAGGGTTTTTTCTGCAGAAGCTGACCAATGCCTCCAGCCACGAAGTGCAGGAGCGGCTTGGCAGCATCACCTTCAAACGCCCCCGCTTCATCCGCTGGGAAACGACCAGCCCCGAGAATGAGCTGCTCATCATCGGGCAGGACACGGTCTGGGAATATTTTCCCGCAGAGGAGACTGTCTACCGCTACTCGGTGGAGCAGGTTTTAAGTTCCAAGACCATGATCCGTTTCCTGTCCGGCGAGGCCAACCTGAAGGACGACTTCATCGTGCAGGATCTGGGCGCGGACGGGGATTTCAGGCATTTGAAGATCATCCCCAAGGAGCCCGAGCCCAATCTGGTCGAGGGAGAACTCTGGGTCCGGCCCGGCCAGGATATGCTGGAGAAGATCAAGCTGGTGGATTTCTTCGGAAATATCAATGAATTGGAACTGACCGGAATTGAGATTGACGTGCCCGTGGAAGACAAGGAATTCACCCTGGTGCCGCCCAAGGGCACGGACGTGATCGAAGGGCTTGTCGGAGAGTGA
- a CDS encoding MFS transporter: protein MNPDPKKIPPLPFTPVLPALALLTTVFLANFLARTMFGPLLLPISEHLGRSLAASANLFVCLAAGYSISVLCAGFVSQRLGHKGTIVASVIGIGIGLLGLAGSDTFTGFSIWITLMGIGAGLYMPSGVVTITEITPPAYWGQAFSIHELAPNLAFIAAPFISELFMKSLGYAALFRLLGVACLILAAVYALRGRRTVRPGMAPVLGNIKTIVTRPAFWIMVLLFVLAVGVEIGIYNLVPAFLVMEKGTTREMANIILGCSRTASLAFLPATGWIIRRIGYRRTLALCLLGTGLTTLLAGYGPLWWTVTMLTLQPIFVVCFFPVGFAVLALVCPKATGDLSVSLTVTCTSIIGAGLIPAVLAWSGERFSFALSFTLFGAALFAVSLMAILKLRIPES, encoded by the coding sequence ATGAACCCAGACCCGAAAAAAATTCCCCCGCTGCCCTTCACCCCGGTCCTGCCGGCCCTGGCGCTGCTGACAACGGTCTTTCTGGCCAATTTTCTGGCGCGGACCATGTTCGGCCCCCTGCTGCTACCCATCAGCGAACATCTTGGCCGCAGCCTTGCCGCCAGCGCCAACCTCTTTGTCTGTCTGGCAGCCGGATACAGCATCTCCGTCCTGTGCGCGGGCTTCGTGTCCCAGCGCCTCGGACACAAGGGCACCATCGTCGCGTCCGTGATCGGCATAGGCATCGGCCTGCTGGGCCTGGCCGGGAGCGACACCTTTACCGGCTTTTCGATCTGGATCACCCTCATGGGCATTGGAGCGGGCCTGTACATGCCATCAGGCGTGGTGACAATCACCGAGATCACGCCTCCGGCTTATTGGGGACAAGCCTTCTCCATCCACGAATTGGCCCCGAACCTGGCTTTTATCGCAGCGCCCTTCATCAGCGAACTGTTCATGAAATCCCTGGGCTATGCGGCCCTTTTCCGCCTGCTCGGAGTTGCATGCCTGATTCTGGCGGCAGTGTACGCCCTGCGCGGTCGGCGCACCGTGCGGCCGGGCATGGCTCCCGTGCTTGGCAACATAAAGACCATCGTAACCAGGCCGGCCTTCTGGATCATGGTTCTGCTCTTTGTTCTGGCCGTGGGCGTGGAAATAGGCATCTACAATCTTGTGCCCGCTTTTCTGGTCATGGAAAAAGGAACAACCCGGGAAATGGCGAACATCATCCTGGGGTGTTCGCGCACCGCGTCCCTTGCCTTTTTGCCCGCCACGGGGTGGATCATCCGGCGCATCGGTTATCGCCGCACTCTGGCCCTTTGCCTGCTGGGCACGGGGCTGACGACGCTGCTGGCCGGATACGGCCCGCTGTGGTGGACCGTGACCATGCTGACCCTGCAGCCCATCTTCGTGGTCTGCTTTTTCCCGGTGGGATTCGCGGTCCTGGCCCTGGTCTGCCCCAAGGCCACGGGCGACCTCTCCGTGTCCCTGACCGTCACATGCACGTCCATAATCGGGGCCGGACTCATTCCCGCCGTGCTGGCCTGGAGCGGGGAGCGGTTCAGTTTCGCCCTGTCTTTCACGCTCTTTGGCGCGGCCCTGTTCGCGGTGAGCCTTATGGCCATATTGAAGCTGCGCATCCCCGAATCCTAG
- a CDS encoding PilZ domain-containing protein — protein MPNIIRPNINRRQWPRHEKKYLVQISTSLQSGYSPATVYNFSRGGLCFVHPEPLDKGSGVMVRLPQDLVGLARDVKAKVTWCVPSSQGGYSIGIRYEEPLLWTRYE, from the coding sequence ATGCCCAACATCATTCGCCCCAATATCAATCGGCGACAGTGGCCGCGTCACGAAAAGAAATATCTGGTGCAGATATCCACGTCGCTGCAAAGCGGGTACAGCCCGGCCACGGTGTATAATTTCAGTCGCGGGGGCCTGTGTTTCGTCCATCCCGAACCACTGGACAAGGGGAGCGGGGTCATGGTCCGCCTGCCGCAGGATCTGGTGGGCCTGGCCCGGGACGTGAAAGCCAAAGTCACATGGTGCGTGCCTTCCAGCCAGGGAGGCTACTCCATCGGTATCCGGTACGAAGAGCCGCTGCTCTGGACCAGATACGAATAA
- the panB gene encoding 3-methyl-2-oxobutanoate hydroxymethyltransferase — MKTISDFLQMKKNGEKIVMLTAYDYPSARLAEEAGIDIVLVGDSLGMVVLGYDSTVPVTMADMIHHSRAARRGAKGTFMLTDMPYLTFQISPAQAMENAARLVQEGGCEGVKIEGGEEIAPQVRALVKAGIPVCAHIGLTPQSATALSGYKVQGRTAEAATKLLHDAVALEEAGAFMIVLECIPAQVAELISTRLSIPTIGIGGGAACDGQVLVFHDTLGLFERFVPKFVKQFETLGVKARDALSVYADEVRSGTFPDAAHSFSMNEEQLQKIYGDVQG, encoded by the coding sequence ATGAAGACCATAAGCGATTTCCTCCAGATGAAGAAGAACGGCGAGAAGATCGTCATGCTGACGGCCTACGATTATCCATCGGCCCGGTTGGCCGAGGAGGCCGGGATCGACATTGTGCTGGTGGGGGATTCGCTGGGAATGGTCGTGCTTGGCTACGATTCCACCGTGCCTGTGACCATGGCCGACATGATCCATCACAGCCGCGCTGCCCGGCGCGGGGCCAAGGGCACGTTCATGCTCACGGACATGCCGTATCTTACCTTTCAGATATCCCCGGCTCAGGCCATGGAGAACGCGGCCCGGCTGGTGCAGGAGGGCGGATGCGAGGGCGTCAAGATCGAGGGCGGGGAAGAGATCGCGCCGCAGGTCCGGGCCCTGGTCAAAGCCGGAATTCCGGTCTGCGCGCACATCGGATTGACCCCGCAGTCGGCCACCGCGTTGAGCGGCTACAAGGTCCAGGGGCGCACTGCCGAGGCGGCCACGAAGCTGCTGCACGACGCCGTGGCGCTTGAAGAGGCCGGCGCGTTCATGATCGTGCTGGAGTGCATCCCGGCGCAGGTCGCGGAGCTGATCAGCACGCGTCTCTCCATACCCACCATCGGCATCGGCGGCGGAGCGGCATGCGACGGACAGGTGCTGGTCTTTCACGACACCCTGGGCCTCTTTGAGCGGTTCGTGCCCAAATTCGTCAAGCAGTTCGAGACGCTTGGAGTGAAAGCCAGGGACGCGCTCAGCGTCTATGCCGATGAAGTCCGCAGCGGCACATTTCCTGATGCCGCGCATTCCTTTTCCATGAATGAAGAGCAGTTGCAGAAGATTTACGGCGACGTTCAGGGCTGA
- the panD gene encoding aspartate 1-decarboxylase translates to MSLRTFLQAKLHRATITGAEVDYEGSVAICPDLIRAAGFYLNERVDIYNVDNGERLSTYVILGQKGEICLNGAAAHKGSRGQRVIIASYVQLAPEEIPGHQPTVVLVGPDNEITRS, encoded by the coding sequence ATGTCTTTACGTACCTTTTTGCAGGCTAAACTGCATCGCGCCACCATCACCGGGGCCGAGGTCGACTACGAGGGCTCCGTGGCCATCTGTCCCGACCTCATCCGTGCCGCCGGTTTTTATCTGAACGAGCGCGTCGATATCTACAATGTGGACAATGGAGAGCGACTCTCCACCTACGTCATTCTCGGCCAGAAGGGCGAGATCTGCCTGAATGGTGCCGCCGCGCACAAGGGCAGCCGCGGCCAGAGGGTCATAATCGCCTCCTATGTGCAACTGGCCCCCGAAGAGATCCCCGGCCACCAGCCCACCGTGGTCCTGGTCGGACCGGACAACGAAATCACCCGATCCTAG
- the panC gene encoding pantoate--beta-alanine ligase — MRCVQNPQSMQELGLEWRRQGLRVGLVPTMGYWHEGHLSLMRWAREHCDLLVASIFVNPTQFGPGEDLENYPSDTKRDSALAAECGVDVLFTPRKDEMYLPDHGTWVTVPELTKNLCGRSRPVHFQGVATVVCKLFNLVQPTFAAFGEKDWQQLAVIRKMTRELDIPVRVEGRPIVREADGLAMSSRNVYLTPEERAVAPHIQKGLCLLESMIRAGEDDCAVLRRGVMEYYAARIPTGVLDYLELVDPERIETVDHIRTDVLAAVALRIGKARLIDNKRINLEK, encoded by the coding sequence ATGCGCTGCGTCCAAAACCCGCAGTCCATGCAGGAGTTGGGTCTTGAGTGGCGCAGGCAGGGGCTTCGCGTCGGTCTGGTGCCGACCATGGGCTATTGGCACGAGGGCCATCTGAGCCTGATGCGCTGGGCGCGCGAACACTGCGACCTGCTGGTGGCCTCCATTTTCGTCAACCCGACCCAGTTCGGTCCTGGCGAGGATCTGGAAAACTACCCCTCCGACACCAAGCGCGACTCCGCCCTGGCCGCCGAGTGCGGCGTGGACGTGCTCTTCACGCCCCGCAAGGACGAGATGTACCTTCCGGACCACGGCACCTGGGTCACTGTTCCGGAGTTGACGAAAAATCTCTGCGGACGTTCGCGCCCGGTTCATTTTCAGGGCGTGGCCACGGTGGTCTGCAAACTTTTCAATCTTGTGCAGCCGACCTTTGCCGCCTTCGGCGAGAAGGACTGGCAGCAGTTGGCCGTGATCCGCAAGATGACGCGTGAACTGGACATTCCGGTGCGCGTCGAGGGCAGGCCCATCGTGCGCGAGGCCGACGGGCTGGCCATGAGCTCGCGCAATGTTTATCTGACTCCGGAGGAACGGGCCGTGGCCCCGCATATCCAGAAGGGGCTCTGTCTGCTTGAAAGCATGATCCGGGCCGGAGAGGACGATTGCGCCGTGCTGCGCCGGGGAGTCATGGAGTATTACGCTGCGCGGATTCCTACAGGAGTGCTTGATTATCTTGAGCTGGTCGACCCCGAGCGTATCGAGACCGTGGATCATATCCGCACCGATGTTCTGGCCGCCGTGGCCCTGCGAATCGGCAAGGCGCGGCTCATTGACAACAAACGAATCAACTTAGAGAAATAA
- a CDS encoding DUF2721 domain-containing protein codes for MDITLTTPALLFSTLSLILLAYTNRFLALGSRIRALHDRYQSSHGKSLLAQIESLRLRVNLIRLMQLYGVLSLFLCVLCMFFLFAGLVIMGKIVFGLSLLSMLVSLGLSTREIHISTQALNIQLESLSLSQEEDDAR; via the coding sequence ATGGATATCACTCTGACCACTCCGGCCCTGCTTTTTTCGACCCTGTCGCTCATCCTCCTGGCCTATACCAACCGCTTTCTGGCCCTGGGCAGCAGGATTCGGGCTCTGCACGACCGCTATCAGTCCAGTCACGGCAAGTCCCTGTTGGCCCAGATCGAGAGTCTGCGCCTGCGGGTCAACCTGATCCGTCTCATGCAGCTGTACGGGGTTTTGAGTCTTTTTTTGTGTGTTCTCTGCATGTTTTTTCTTTTTGCCGGGCTTGTGATCATGGGCAAGATCGTATTCGGATTGAGCCTTCTGTCCATGCTGGTCTCCCTGGGACTGTCCACGCGCGAGATCCACATTTCCACCCAGGCCCTGAACATCCAACTGGAGAGCCTGAGCCTCTCGCAGGAGGAAGATGATGCACGCTGA
- a CDS encoding ATP-binding cassette domain-containing protein produces the protein MALISASNISLSFSGPLLLDNISLQIHAGERICLLGRNGEGKSTLMRILSRELSPDSGEVGLSKGLTTASLPQEVPADLTGTVYDVVASGAGEAGLCLAALRHEGHDDACVDPALLARAHRMLDEQAGWSLTRKIDTVITHLGLDPDAQFTSLSGGVKRKTLLARALSGEPDILFLDEPTNHLDVDSIRWLEEFLIKQSRTLFFITHDRMFLRHVANRILELDRGVLVDWACDYDTFLQRKEDVLATEETLWRKFDQKLKEEEIWIRKGIKARRTRNEGRVRALQAMRAERSQRRERTGTVSMQIQEGRKTGGLVLEVTDISYSWGSEPVIRNFSANIMRGDKVGIVGPNGVGKTTLLKLLLGDLAPQSGKVRQGTHLEVAYSDQMRSLLDETRTAREIVGEGADYIDVNENRRHVIGYLKDFLFTPDRAQTPVGLLSGGERNRLLLAKLFTRPCNVLVLDEPTNDLDQETLELLEELIGDFPGTVLVVSHDREFLNNTVTSCLVFEGEGRVVEYAGGYDDWLSQRPETREPEPLPAKAQKSRSTKARKLTYKENLELDGLPGRIEQLEADIAAVQEQMNDPEFYTNDHTVVAAAAVRLEVLETELDSLLTRWDELEELRRLCEA, from the coding sequence ATGGCACTCATCAGCGCAAGCAATATCTCCCTTTCATTTTCCGGCCCGCTCCTGCTGGACAACATCAGCCTGCAGATTCATGCGGGCGAACGCATCTGCCTGCTTGGCCGCAACGGCGAAGGCAAGTCCACGCTCATGCGCATCCTGTCCCGTGAACTTTCCCCTGATTCGGGCGAGGTCGGCCTCAGCAAGGGACTGACCACGGCATCCCTGCCGCAGGAGGTCCCGGCGGATCTGACGGGCACGGTCTATGACGTGGTGGCTTCCGGAGCCGGGGAGGCCGGGCTTTGCCTGGCGGCCTTGCGGCACGAGGGTCATGACGACGCCTGCGTCGACCCGGCGCTGCTCGCGCGGGCCCACCGCATGCTCGACGAGCAGGCCGGCTGGAGCCTGACCCGCAAGATCGACACGGTCATCACCCATCTGGGTCTGGACCCGGACGCGCAGTTCACTTCCCTGTCCGGCGGCGTGAAGCGCAAGACTCTCTTGGCCCGGGCGCTTTCCGGGGAGCCGGATATCCTTTTTCTGGACGAACCGACCAACCATCTGGACGTGGACTCCATCCGCTGGCTCGAAGAATTTCTGATCAAGCAGTCCCGGACCCTGTTCTTCATCACCCATGACCGCATGTTCCTGCGTCATGTCGCCAACCGCATCCTTGAATTGGACCGGGGCGTGCTGGTGGATTGGGCCTGCGATTACGACACCTTCCTGCAGCGCAAGGAGGACGTGCTGGCCACGGAGGAGACCCTGTGGCGCAAGTTCGACCAGAAGCTCAAGGAAGAGGAGATCTGGATCAGGAAGGGCATCAAAGCCCGCCGCACCCGCAACGAGGGGCGCGTGCGCGCGCTGCAGGCCATGCGCGCCGAGCGCAGTCAGCGGCGTGAACGAACCGGCACGGTGTCCATGCAGATTCAGGAGGGGCGCAAGACCGGGGGGCTGGTTCTGGAGGTCACGGACATCTCCTATTCCTGGGGAAGTGAGCCGGTCATTCGCAATTTTTCGGCCAACATCATGCGCGGCGACAAGGTCGGCATCGTCGGCCCCAACGGCGTGGGCAAGACCACGCTCCTGAAGCTGCTCCTCGGCGATCTCGCCCCCCAGAGCGGCAAGGTTCGGCAGGGCACGCATCTGGAGGTCGCCTATTCGGACCAGATGCGATCCCTGCTTGATGAGACCAGGACCGCGCGCGAAATTGTCGGCGAGGGCGCGGACTACATCGACGTGAACGAGAACCGCCGCCACGTCATTGGTTACTTGAAGGATTTCCTGTTCACTCCGGACCGGGCCCAGACTCCGGTGGGGCTCCTGTCCGGCGGGGAGCGCAACCGCCTGCTTCTGGCCAAGCTTTTCACCCGGCCCTGCAACGTACTCGTTCTTGACGAACCGACCAACGATCTCGACCAGGAGACCCTTGAGCTTCTGGAGGAACTTATCGGCGATTTTCCGGGCACCGTGCTCGTGGTCAGTCACGACCGGGAATTTCTGAACAACACGGTCACGTCCTGTCTGGTCTTCGAGGGCGAGGGGCGGGTGGTCGAGTATGCCGGCGGCTATGACGACTGGCTCTCACAGCGGCCCGAGACCCGGGAGCCCGAACCGCTTCCGGCCAAGGCGCAAAAATCCAGGTCTACAAAGGCGCGCAAGCTGACCTACAAGGAAAATCTGGAACTGGACGGCCTGCCCGGGCGCATCGAGCAGCTTGAGGCGGACATCGCGGCCGTGCAGGAACAGATGAACGACCCCGAATTTTACACCAACGATCACACTGTCGTCGCTGCCGCGGCCGTTCGGCTTGAGGTTCTGGAAACCGAACTGGACTCGCTCCTGACCCGCTGGGACGAGCTCGAAGAGCTGCGCAGGCTTTGCGAAGCGTAG
- a CDS encoding zinc metallopeptidase: MPYVAWLVVLIVLIAGPGLWARHVLERYGRDEYFSGTGIDLARILVRDLNLAGVGVETTELGDHYDPRDKVVRLNPASSGKRSLTAVVVAAHEVGHALQDQSGDGLLRFRTGLVMFGIWAERIGAAALMIAPLLGAALQVPMVGRLLLVGAVFVLGIPVVVHLVTLPVELDASFNRALPLLKTGKYIPPEDERAARRILTACALTYLAQALASMFNILRWVRLFRR; this comes from the coding sequence ATGCCCTATGTTGCCTGGCTTGTCGTCCTGATCGTGCTCATAGCCGGGCCAGGACTATGGGCCAGACATGTGCTGGAGCGCTACGGCCGGGATGAATATTTTTCCGGCACCGGCATCGATCTGGCCCGGATTCTGGTGCGGGATCTGAATCTTGCGGGCGTGGGCGTGGAGACGACGGAGCTTGGCGACCACTACGACCCCAGGGACAAGGTTGTGCGTCTCAATCCCGCGAGCAGCGGCAAGCGTTCCCTGACCGCCGTGGTCGTGGCCGCCCACGAGGTGGGGCACGCCCTGCAGGACCAGTCCGGGGACGGACTGCTGCGTTTCCGCACCGGGCTGGTCATGTTCGGGATCTGGGCCGAGCGCATCGGGGCGGCGGCCCTCATGATCGCGCCGCTTTTGGGCGCGGCATTGCAGGTGCCCATGGTCGGCCGCCTGCTGCTGGTCGGCGCGGTATTCGTGCTCGGCATCCCGGTGGTCGTTCATCTCGTGACCCTGCCCGTGGAACTGGACGCGAGCTTCAACCGCGCGCTGCCGCTGCTCAAGACCGGGAAATACATTCCGCCCGAGGACGAAAGGGCGGCCCGCCGGATTCTGACGGCCTGCGCCCTGACCTACCTGGCCCAGGCCCTGGCCAGCATGTTCAACATCCTGCGCTGGGTCAGGCTTTTCAGGCGGTAG
- a CDS encoding SagB/ThcOx family dehydrogenase codes for MRTMRDFLRDDLRLQLDFSRSDQNRGIAPPPVQKPVREGQIRIPLPGDPATAFAGRVDLVRALAERKSHRAWRDEPLRPEELGFLLWAVQGVRRKGGPASVFRTVPSAGCRHALETYVLVNNCSSLEQGVYRYLPLDHALVLESVASAEFTARQHEAVLMQTFVTRAPVVLVWATIPYRMEWRYMEAAHRVIALDAGHACQNLYLAVQAVGCGTCAVAAFHQQALDELLGVDGEDEFALYLAPVGKV; via the coding sequence ATGCGGACCATGCGCGATTTTTTGAGGGATGACCTGCGGTTGCAGCTCGATTTTTCCCGCTCGGACCAGAATCGCGGCATCGCGCCGCCTCCGGTGCAGAAACCAGTCCGGGAGGGTCAGATTCGTATCCCGCTGCCGGGCGACCCGGCCACGGCCTTTGCCGGGCGCGTCGATCTGGTCCGCGCCTTGGCTGAACGCAAAAGCCATCGGGCCTGGCGCGATGAGCCGCTTCGTCCCGAAGAGCTTGGTTTTCTGCTCTGGGCTGTGCAGGGCGTGCGCAGGAAGGGCGGTCCGGCCAGTGTCTTTCGCACCGTCCCTTCGGCCGGGTGCAGGCATGCCCTGGAAACATACGTACTGGTCAACAACTGTAGTTCCCTGGAGCAGGGCGTGTACCGCTATCTGCCCCTTGACCACGCCCTGGTGCTGGAATCTGTGGCCAGCGCGGAGTTCACGGCCCGTCAGCACGAGGCCGTGCTCATGCAGACCTTTGTGACCAGGGCGCCCGTGGTCCTGGTCTGGGCGACCATTCCGTACCGCATGGAATGGCGCTACATGGAGGCCGCCCACCGGGTCATCGCCCTCGACGCCGGGCACGCCTGCCAGAACCTGTATCTGGCGGTGCAGGCCGTGGGCTGCGGCACCTGCGCCGTGGCAGCCTTTCACCAGCAGGCGCTGGACGAGCTCTTGGGCGTTGACGGGGAAGACGAGTTCGCCCTGTACCTGGCTCCCGTGGGCAAGGTCTGA